One part of the Bacillus sp. FJAT-45350 genome encodes these proteins:
- a CDS encoding DUF1284 domain-containing protein → MSITLRGHHLLCIHGFQGMGYSPEFIRKMGQIVSDVKDREKNFDIRVVASLDEACMTCPHHGVNKCESSIGADERIVAMDDRVLSHIGIKPNESYDKQSLIQLTAERVNPNDLDVLCRDCSWLSYGVCKSGISELQKSFNNLTSSQKEKTNL, encoded by the coding sequence ATGTCGATAACGCTACGTGGTCATCATTTATTATGTATTCATGGATTTCAAGGGATGGGCTACAGCCCTGAGTTTATTCGTAAAATGGGACAAATCGTCTCAGATGTAAAAGATAGAGAGAAGAATTTTGATATTAGAGTAGTAGCTAGTTTAGATGAAGCATGCATGACATGCCCTCATCATGGGGTTAATAAATGTGAATCGAGTATTGGAGCCGATGAGCGAATTGTTGCGATGGACGATAGGGTACTTTCTCATATTGGGATTAAGCCGAATGAGAGCTATGATAAGCAATCTCTGATTCAACTGACTGCTGAAAGGGTAAATCCGAATGATCTAGACGTCCTATGTAGGGATTGCTCCTGGCTAAGCTATGGAGTTTGTAAATCTGGAATAAGTGAACTACAAAAGTCTTTCAATAATCTGACCAGTAGTCAAAAGGAAAAAACTAACCTTTAA
- a CDS encoding HD-GYP domain-containing protein, giving the protein MSSNVTLWLTEINKLKRGDITLHPIYRPDGYLLINRYKSITESVLKHLEKQVGSSAPIIIVKTDKELEIFENEKLYNSPDFLQKLHQVTTFYCEKLAFPVKEAVYYDNRIVTKEAPKVQAEEEKETGQAEAIKPLFLSPLWSIFEEKIESTYFKERVKKVQNKLLKRLITDRQLVSLTKQMKDYHDGLYIHAINTTTISILLGLSIELTDDELLDLAIATLFADSGFVNMKRDNFVQYLNTGRNKGAMVNEHIRESIKLISSSNNGNKKTIIQAILDHHEYVDGTGMPNRKKKEQISLFGRIITIAQAYDEKLGGYLAETSLDEMKARQFIWDRKGMQFDESIIKAFVFRMTLYRLGQTIRLPKEKKGMIIGFTNFAEEPVRPKVRLTTGEVVDFYHLK; this is encoded by the coding sequence GTGAGTTCTAACGTTACATTGTGGCTAACAGAAATTAATAAGCTTAAGAGGGGAGATATAACTCTTCATCCTATTTACCGACCAGATGGTTATTTACTTATTAACCGCTATAAATCAATTACAGAATCAGTATTGAAGCATCTAGAAAAACAAGTAGGATCATCAGCTCCAATTATTATAGTAAAAACAGATAAAGAACTAGAGATATTTGAAAATGAAAAACTATATAATTCACCAGATTTTTTACAAAAGTTACATCAGGTCACGACATTCTATTGCGAGAAATTAGCATTTCCTGTAAAAGAAGCTGTTTACTATGATAATAGAATAGTCACTAAGGAAGCACCTAAAGTACAAGCGGAGGAAGAAAAGGAAACAGGCCAAGCTGAAGCAATAAAACCGCTGTTTCTATCACCATTATGGTCAATATTTGAGGAAAAGATAGAGTCAACTTATTTTAAAGAACGTGTGAAAAAAGTACAAAATAAACTCCTTAAGAGATTAATAACAGATAGGCAACTGGTTAGTTTAACTAAGCAAATGAAGGATTATCATGATGGACTTTATATCCATGCGATCAACACAACAACTATTTCGATCTTATTAGGTTTATCGATAGAGCTAACGGATGATGAATTATTAGATTTGGCGATTGCGACGCTTTTTGCAGATAGTGGTTTTGTGAATATGAAGCGAGATAACTTTGTGCAGTATTTAAACACTGGTAGGAATAAGGGTGCGATGGTTAACGAGCATATTAGAGAATCTATTAAATTAATTAGCTCATCTAATAATGGGAATAAGAAAACAATTATTCAAGCAATTCTTGATCATCATGAATATGTTGATGGTACAGGAATGCCAAATAGAAAGAAGAAAGAGCAGATTAGTTTGTTTGGACGAATTATTACTATAGCCCAAGCTTATGATGAAAAATTGGGTGGGTATTTAGCTGAAACTAGCTTAGATGAAATGAAAGCTCGACAGTTTATTTGGGATAGAAAAGGAATGCAATTCGATGAGTCGATTATTAAAGCATTTGTATTCCGGATGACGTTGTATCGCTTGGGACAGACAATTCGCTTACCGAAAGAGAAAAAAGGAATGATTATTGGCTTCACTAATTTTGCCGAAGAACCAGTACGACCTAAAGTTCGTCTTACAACTGGAGAAGTAGTGGACTTTTATCATTTAAAGTAA
- a CDS encoding polysaccharide biosynthesis protein, translating into MKTFYKGALLLVIAAFIGECLEFFINMVLARELGEEGLGLYMSIFPSIIFIAVLASMELPISISKFIAEKDKKYHRSMLQHAVRFVLAFTAIFVVAAVFVLPQLPIFDRYHPLIQWLVILLIPMISFSSIARGYLMGSHEMGKIAFAGFLRKAVQLALLVVVYQFFQFEQEVSILISLCTLVASELVMVVYIISVFFTKVQKLKYTPSAMMSGKKVREHLLAVSVPYTGLRIFHAATFAIKPFLISFALMRAGLTESLALIQYGKLAGVAFTIGFFPAFIAHSLLIVLIPTVSEAYAKGDLPKLQNLLRQVMLLTLAYGVPSVLIFYFYAEPLTSLFFEASPAIGYLQILVPYFFFHFFVIPMQAYLIGLGLVKEAFFHSVWSTFVSFVLMFVLGSMEQLQMNGIILGMNTGVVVLTFMHYLTICKKIGVSVTLRPY; encoded by the coding sequence ATGAAGACATTTTATAAGGGAGCACTGTTGTTAGTTATCGCGGCATTCATCGGAGAGTGTCTTGAATTCTTTATTAATATGGTACTAGCTAGGGAGTTAGGTGAGGAAGGGCTAGGGCTCTATATGTCTATTTTTCCATCAATCATCTTTATAGCTGTTTTGGCTAGTATGGAGTTACCGATTTCGATTTCTAAATTTATCGCAGAAAAGGACAAGAAGTACCATCGCAGTATGCTACAACATGCGGTTCGGTTTGTGTTAGCTTTTACAGCTATATTTGTTGTTGCTGCTGTTTTTGTTTTACCACAGTTACCGATATTTGATCGCTATCATCCGCTAATTCAGTGGCTTGTTATTTTGCTAATCCCGATGATTTCCTTTTCATCAATTGCTAGAGGCTATTTAATGGGCTCACATGAAATGGGTAAAATTGCCTTTGCGGGCTTTTTACGAAAAGCGGTGCAGCTTGCTTTATTAGTTGTTGTTTATCAGTTCTTTCAATTTGAACAAGAAGTATCTATTCTTATTTCTTTATGTACGCTAGTAGCGAGTGAATTGGTGATGGTCGTTTATATCATTTCAGTATTTTTTACTAAAGTTCAAAAGTTAAAGTATACACCAAGTGCGATGATGAGTGGGAAAAAGGTAAGGGAACATCTATTAGCGGTATCTGTACCATACACAGGATTACGAATTTTCCATGCGGCAACATTTGCGATAAAACCATTTTTAATATCATTCGCATTGATGCGTGCTGGGTTAACGGAGTCTCTGGCTTTAATTCAGTACGGAAAGCTTGCAGGGGTAGCCTTTACCATAGGTTTCTTCCCTGCCTTTATTGCCCATTCTTTATTAATTGTGTTAATACCAACAGTTTCAGAAGCATACGCAAAGGGAGATTTACCAAAGCTACAAAATCTCTTACGGCAAGTGATGCTACTGACGCTAGCATATGGGGTACCATCGGTGCTAATCTTTTATTTCTATGCGGAACCTTTAACAAGTCTATTCTTTGAGGCATCACCGGCAATTGGTTATTTACAAATATTAGTTCCATATTTCTTTTTTCACTTTTTTGTTATTCCAATGCAAGCCTATTTAATTGGGCTAGGGCTTGTAAAAGAAGCGTTCTTCCATTCTGTTTGGTCAACATTTGTTTCCTTTGTCCTGATGTTTGTATTAGGTTCAATGGAGCAACTGCAAATGAACGGAATTATTCTAGGGATGAACACTGGTGTAGTTGTGTTAACGTTCATGCACTATTTAACAATCTGTAAGAAGATTGGTGTGTCTGTGACGTTAAGACCCTACTAA
- a CDS encoding formate--tetrahydrofolate ligase: MTTYKSDIEIAQEAKMKPISEIASMLSLTNDEWEPYGKYKAKVSLDVMERLKSKKDGKVVLVTAINPTPAGEGKSTVVVGLGQAMNKIGKNAVVALREPSLGPTMGIKGGACGGGYSQVVPMEDINLHFTGDIHAITTANNALAAFIDNHIFQGNELQIDPRRITWKRAVDLNDRALRNVVVGLGGTKHGMPREDGFNITVASEIMAILCLATDLADLKKRLSNIVFGYNYNNEPVTVADLQVEGALTLLLKEALKPNLVQTLENTPAIIHGGPFANIAHGCNSVIATKIASKLGDYVITEAGFGADLGAEKFLNIKTRAGGITPEAVVIVATIRALKMHGGVEKSNLTEENLEALANGMENLEKHIETIQAFGVPFVVSINRFVTDSDAEVAYIGDWCKERGIEVALSNVWELGGQGGITLAEKVIKVIEAKENQFSHLYDLQSTLVEKIETIAKVVYGANGVEFSTDANKQIKEFTDNGWGELPVCMAKTQKSLSDNPLLLGRPKDFTITIRELRPSIGAGFIVALTGDVMTMPGLPKKPAALAMDVDADGKALGLF, encoded by the coding sequence ATGACAACTTATAAATCTGATATTGAAATAGCACAGGAAGCTAAAATGAAACCAATTAGCGAAATCGCATCCATGCTCTCATTAACGAATGATGAGTGGGAGCCTTATGGAAAATATAAAGCAAAGGTTTCATTAGATGTAATGGAGCGATTAAAATCGAAGAAAGATGGGAAAGTTGTTCTTGTTACTGCGATAAATCCTACTCCGGCTGGTGAGGGGAAGTCTACCGTTGTTGTAGGTCTAGGTCAAGCAATGAATAAAATCGGAAAAAATGCAGTAGTGGCATTACGTGAACCATCTTTAGGTCCAACAATGGGAATTAAAGGTGGAGCATGTGGTGGTGGTTATTCGCAGGTTGTACCTATGGAGGATATTAACTTACATTTTACTGGAGATATCCATGCAATTACGACGGCAAATAATGCCCTAGCTGCTTTTATTGATAATCACATATTTCAAGGAAACGAATTACAAATTGATCCTAGAAGAATTACTTGGAAACGAGCTGTCGATTTAAATGATAGAGCATTAAGAAATGTTGTTGTTGGCTTAGGAGGAACAAAGCATGGCATGCCTCGAGAAGACGGTTTCAACATTACAGTCGCTTCGGAAATTATGGCGATTCTTTGTTTAGCTACTGATTTAGCAGACTTGAAAAAGAGACTTTCTAACATTGTATTTGGCTACAATTACAACAACGAGCCTGTTACTGTTGCAGACTTACAAGTGGAGGGAGCGTTAACTCTTTTATTAAAAGAGGCGCTTAAGCCAAACCTTGTTCAAACATTAGAAAACACACCGGCGATTATCCACGGAGGACCATTTGCAAATATTGCTCACGGTTGCAACAGTGTTATCGCAACGAAGATAGCAAGTAAGCTAGGAGATTATGTAATTACTGAAGCTGGTTTTGGTGCTGATCTTGGGGCAGAGAAATTCTTAAATATAAAAACCCGTGCAGGTGGTATTACACCTGAGGCGGTTGTAATCGTTGCAACGATTAGAGCACTTAAAATGCACGGTGGAGTAGAAAAAAGTAACTTAACTGAAGAGAACCTAGAAGCACTTGCTAATGGAATGGAAAACTTAGAAAAGCATATAGAAACAATTCAAGCATTCGGTGTTCCTTTTGTTGTGTCAATTAATCGATTTGTCACAGATTCAGACGCAGAAGTGGCATACATTGGAGACTGGTGTAAAGAAAGAGGAATTGAAGTAGCTCTATCTAATGTGTGGGAGCTAGGAGGCCAGGGAGGCATAACACTAGCCGAAAAAGTAATTAAAGTTATAGAGGCGAAGGAAAATCAATTCTCTCATCTATATGATTTACAGTCCACACTAGTTGAAAAAATTGAAACAATCGCAAAGGTTGTCTACGGTGCTAATGGTGTCGAGTTCTCAACGGATGCGAATAAGCAAATTAAAGAGTTTACCGATAATGGCTGGGGTGAGTTACCAGTTTGTATGGCAAAAACGCAGAAATCGTTATCAGATAACCCATTATTATTAGGTAGACCAAAAGATTTTACAATTACGATTAGAGAGCTAAGACCATCAATCGGTGCTGGTTTTATCGTTGCCTTAACAGGAGACGTAATGACGATGCCTGGTCTTCCAAAAAAGCCGGCTGCATTAGCAATGGATGTAGATGCAGATGGAAAAGCACTAGGTCTATTTTAG
- a CDS encoding radical SAM/SPASM domain-containing protein: MKTKRFKKFYIEITSICNLACSFCPPTKRAYKFIEVDAFRNILDQIKPYTDYIYLHVKGEPLLHTKIDELLDISHEKGFKVNITSNGTLINKAKHKILKPALRQVNFSLHSFDGHEGSTDKEGYIGNILSFVREATTNTDTIISLRLWNLGTDNATNQQKKRNREVLEMIEKEFELDFFIEEKVVPGSGIKLADQVYLNQDHEFQWPALHEEEDNGPGFCHGLRNQAGILVDGTVIPCCLDGEGVIDLGNINNDDFSVIIDGERATNIVEGFSRREVVEELCRKCGYRKRFNE; the protein is encoded by the coding sequence ATGAAAACAAAGCGTTTTAAAAAGTTTTATATTGAAATCACAAGTATTTGTAATCTTGCTTGTAGCTTCTGTCCGCCAACTAAGCGAGCATATAAGTTTATAGAAGTAGATGCTTTTCGTAATATTTTAGATCAAATTAAGCCATATACGGATTATATCTATTTACATGTTAAAGGAGAGCCCCTTCTCCATACGAAAATAGATGAGCTGTTGGATATAAGTCATGAAAAGGGATTCAAAGTCAATATCACATCAAATGGAACGTTAATTAATAAAGCGAAACATAAAATCTTAAAGCCAGCTTTGAGACAGGTAAACTTCTCTCTTCATAGTTTTGATGGTCATGAGGGATCCACTGATAAGGAAGGCTATATCGGGAATATTCTTTCTTTTGTAAGGGAAGCAACGACTAATACCGATACGATAATTTCATTGAGACTGTGGAATTTAGGTACTGACAATGCTACAAATCAACAGAAAAAGAGAAATCGTGAAGTTCTTGAAATGATTGAAAAAGAGTTTGAACTTGACTTTTTTATTGAAGAAAAGGTTGTTCCTGGAAGTGGAATCAAACTAGCGGACCAAGTCTATTTAAATCAAGACCATGAATTTCAATGGCCGGCGCTTCATGAAGAAGAGGATAACGGACCAGGATTTTGTCATGGATTACGAAACCAAGCAGGTATATTAGTAGATGGAACAGTAATTCCATGCTGTCTTGATGGTGAAGGGGTAATTGACCTTGGGAATATTAACAATGATGACTTTTCTGTTATCATCGATGGTGAGCGAGCAACTAATATTGTAGAAGGCTTTTCGAGAAGAGAAGTTGTAGAAGAACTATGTAGAAAATGTGGCTATAGAAAACGTTTTAATGAGTAG
- a CDS encoding response regulator transcription factor: MIRIVIAEDQRMLLGALGSLLDLEDDMEVVGKARNGEEALALVKQHKPHICIMDIEMPIKSGLDAAEELIHDPCKVIILTTFARAGYFERARKAEVSGYLLKDSPSEELANSIRIIMDGRRVYAPELVDLAYSNNENPLTKREMQVIELIAGGKSTNEIADELELTNGTVRNYISVILDKLDVGNRIEAISRFKEKGWFK; this comes from the coding sequence TTGATTCGAATTGTCATTGCCGAGGACCAGAGAATGCTGCTTGGAGCACTTGGTTCTTTACTCGACTTGGAAGATGATATGGAAGTGGTCGGTAAAGCAAGAAACGGGGAGGAGGCATTAGCTCTAGTTAAGCAACACAAGCCTCATATTTGTATTATGGATATAGAAATGCCAATTAAAAGTGGCCTAGATGCGGCTGAAGAACTTATTCATGACCCATGTAAAGTCATTATTTTAACTACGTTTGCACGAGCAGGCTATTTTGAACGTGCTCGAAAAGCAGAGGTCAGCGGATATTTACTTAAGGACAGTCCGAGTGAGGAGCTAGCGAACTCGATTCGTATTATTATGGATGGAAGACGAGTGTATGCACCTGAATTAGTCGACTTAGCATATAGCAATAATGAAAACCCTCTGACTAAACGAGAAATGCAAGTAATTGAGCTTATTGCTGGAGGGAAGAGCACAAATGAAATTGCCGACGAACTTGAACTTACCAATGGTACAGTCCGAAATTATATATCTGTTATTTTAGATAAATTAGATGTAGGGAATCGTATTGAAGCTATTTCTCGATTTAAGGAGAAAGGTTGGTTTAAGTAG
- a CDS encoding sensor histidine kinase — MQSWYNIFPKNTGLSIYIWIIFCLLPFYFIFRLSSALEIIFGIIMILLFFGSYRLSFISKGKLVYLWVGIEMAISIIMTVFYGYVYFALFLAFFIGNIESKVGFFSLYIVHLLTTTLAVTMGFFTQTELFFSQFPFIILSVIGVILLPINSYNRNKREKLEGQLEDANKKISQLIVIEERQRIARDLHDTLGQKLSLIGLKSDLARKLVDINPDSAKVEITDIHQTARTALKEVRELVSDMRGVRLDEEVIHIQQILKAAEIELEIEGSANLTNTPLLVENVVSMCLKEAVTNVVKHSKSTACKIVINDSTEELQLLVQDNGIGISDYNRGNGLRGIRERLEFVNGSLDIINSNGTTLDIRVPNIIQQMNK, encoded by the coding sequence AGAATACAGGACTAAGTATTTACATATGGATAATATTTTGTTTATTGCCATTTTATTTTATCTTTAGGTTATCATCTGCTTTAGAGATTATCTTCGGCATCATCATGATTTTATTATTCTTTGGTTCGTATCGATTATCATTTATTTCTAAAGGAAAGCTTGTCTACCTTTGGGTCGGAATTGAGATGGCGATAAGTATTATAATGACCGTATTTTATGGATACGTATACTTTGCTCTTTTCTTAGCATTTTTTATAGGAAATATTGAAAGTAAAGTCGGCTTTTTCTCACTTTATATAGTCCACCTTTTAACTACGACCCTAGCTGTAACAATGGGATTTTTTACACAAACTGAGTTGTTTTTCTCTCAGTTCCCATTCATTATACTATCGGTTATAGGTGTCATTCTCTTACCGATTAACTCGTATAATAGAAACAAGCGTGAAAAGCTTGAAGGACAATTAGAGGACGCAAATAAAAAAATTTCTCAACTGATCGTAATAGAAGAACGCCAGCGGATTGCAAGAGATTTACATGATACATTAGGTCAGAAATTATCATTAATTGGCTTGAAAAGTGATTTGGCCAGAAAGCTCGTTGATATTAATCCAGATTCGGCAAAAGTCGAAATAACGGATATACACCAAACAGCAAGAACTGCTTTAAAAGAAGTTCGTGAGCTAGTATCAGATATGCGGGGCGTTCGTTTAGACGAGGAAGTTATTCATATACAGCAAATTTTGAAAGCTGCGGAAATTGAATTAGAAATAGAGGGTAGTGCGAATTTAACAAATACTCCTTTATTAGTCGAGAATGTTGTTAGTATGTGCTTGAAAGAGGCAGTTACAAATGTTGTAAAGCATAGTAAGTCAACAGCTTGTAAGATAGTAATCAACGACTCTACTGAAGAATTACAACTACTCGTCCAAGATAATGGAATAGGTATTTCAGATTATAATAGAGGAAATGGTCTACGAGGGATAAGAGAACGATTAGAGTTTGTAAATGGAAGCTTAGATATTATTAATTCAAATGGAACGACTCTCGATATTCGGGTTCCGAATATTATTCAACAAATGAACAAATAA